In Lutra lutra chromosome 5, mLutLut1.2, whole genome shotgun sequence, a single genomic region encodes these proteins:
- the MED7 gene encoding mediator of RNA polymerase II transcription subunit 7: protein MGEPQQVSALPPPPMQYIKEYTDENIQEGLAPKPPPPIKDSYMMFGNQFQCDDLIIRPLESQGIERLHPMQFDHKKELRKLNMSILINFLDLLDILIRSPGSIKREEKLEDLKLLFVHVHHLINEYRPHQARETLRVMMEVQKRQRLETAERFQKHLERVIEMIQNCLASLPDDLPHSEAGMRVKTEPMDADDSNNCTGRNEQQRESSGHRRDQIIEKDAALCVLIDEMNERP, encoded by the coding sequence ATGGGTGAGCCGCAACAAGTAAGCGCTCTTCCGCCACCTCCAATGCAGTACATCAAGGAATATACAGATGAGAATATTCAGGAAGGCCTAGCTCCCAAGCCTCCACCTCCAATAAAAGACAGTTATATGATGTTTGGCAATCAGTTCCAATGTGATGATCTTATCATCCGCCCTTTAGAAAGCCAGGGCATCGAACGGCTTCATCCTATGCAGTTTGATCACAAGAAGGAACTGAGAAAACTCAATATGtctattcttattaatttcttaGATCTCTTAGATATCTTGATAAGGAGCCCTGGGAGTATAAAACGAGAAGAGAAACTGGAAGATCTTAAGCTGCTTTTTGTACATGTGCATCATCTCATAAATGAATACCGACCCCACCAAGCAAGAGAGACATTGAGAGTCATGATGGAGGTGCAGAAACGTCAACGCCTTGAAACAGCTGAGCGGTTTCAGAAGCATCTGGAACGAGTCATTGAGATGATTCAGAATTGCCTGGCTTCTTTGCCTGATGATCTGCCTCATTCAGAAGCAGGGATGAGAGTAAAAACTGAACCAATGGATGCTGATGATAGCAACAATTGTACTGGACGGAATGAACAGCAAAGAGAAAGTTCAGGTCATAGGAGAGACCAGATTATAGAGAAAGATGCTGCCCTGTGTGTCCTAAttgatgaaatgaatgaaagaccatga